Proteins encoded together in one Thermostichus vulcanus str. 'Rupite' window:
- a CDS encoding RNA-guided endonuclease TnpB family protein, whose product MKRVTTTLKLKFLGLNAVKAEMFDQTVCATTALANELLRISPKERKALTTAKVVTPLKSALSNQVIRILKGKAGRRVKHFKVFWPEVNNQNWKLHKVGSTYSVSFPTIQGDKRVPLEVGSSYYAERLERILAEQDCERGTLKLMQIRGVWYAVLSITWEVPEVKSTERLGVDRGQNRLAVAATRWGRAVFFGGGEVAYRRRRFQKRRAQLQQAGKYRALKRLERKEARWMRAVNHTVSRRIVRFANAVNADVWMEDLSGIRQSRQSQKARSDAGKSRHTWSYYDLEWKVAYKLEMAGRTLHKRPAAYTSKTDHRTGLIGKRSGHLFTGQDGYCCDADWNAAMNIAQWDGFSCPLSLKEALPVIGRVGSGDGVVGNPLNSMNPPQLQAVGS is encoded by the coding sequence ATGAAACGGGTCACCACGACACTCAAGCTCAAGTTTCTTGGCCTCAATGCGGTCAAAGCAGAGATGTTCGACCAGACGGTTTGTGCGACAACCGCACTGGCAAACGAACTGCTCCGCATCAGTCCGAAGGAACGAAAAGCATTAACAACCGCCAAAGTGGTGACACCACTCAAGTCGGCCCTCTCCAACCAGGTGATTCGCATCCTCAAAGGGAAGGCGGGTAGGCGGGTCAAACACTTCAAAGTGTTCTGGCCAGAGGTCAACAACCAAAACTGGAAGCTGCACAAAGTAGGTAGCACCTACTCAGTGAGTTTCCCCACAATTCAGGGTGACAAGCGGGTTCCCCTTGAGGTTGGCAGTTCCTACTATGCCGAGCGTCTTGAGCGCATCCTGGCCGAACAGGATTGTGAACGGGGAACCTTGAAGCTGATGCAAATACGTGGGGTTTGGTATGCTGTTCTGTCTATCACTTGGGAAGTTCCCGAAGTGAAGAGTACGGAGCGACTGGGTGTTGACCGTGGGCAGAACCGTTTGGCAGTGGCGGCCACCCGTTGGGGTCGGGCGGTGTTTTTTGGGGGTGGAGAGGTAGCCTATCGTCGTCGTCGTTTCCAGAAGCGTCGCGCCCAGTTGCAGCAGGCGGGTAAATACCGAGCACTCAAGCGACTGGAGCGCAAAGAAGCCCGTTGGATGAGGGCGGTCAACCACACCGTTAGCCGTCGCATTGTACGGTTTGCCAATGCGGTAAATGCGGATGTGTGGATGGAAGACCTATCGGGTATCCGCCAATCCAGACAGAGCCAGAAGGCGCGTTCGGATGCCGGGAAATCGCGCCATACCTGGTCGTACTACGACCTGGAGTGGAAGGTTGCCTACAAGCTGGAGATGGCGGGTAGGACGCTGCATAAACGTCCTGCTGCCTACACATCCAAAACCGACCACAGGACAGGATTGATTGGGAAAAGGAGTGGGCATTTGTTCACCGGGCAGGACGGGTATTGCTGTGATGCCGACTGGAATGCCGCAATGAACATTGCCCAGTGGGACGGGTTTTCGTGTCCTCTGAGTCTAAAAGAAGCCCTGCCCGTAATAGGTAGGGTCGGCTCAGGGGATGGGGTAGTTGGCAATCCCCTGAACTCCATGAATCCTCCACAGCTTCAAGCTGTGGGGAGCTAG
- a CDS encoding DUF4344 domain-containing metallopeptidase has product MRSWLSRMVGGVLAGTLTWVGIPSLSLAQTIEDEGDLVLTYEATEDVELEAVRLILESNGTFDELIAGLNEEFAFPQDIQVVFTECGTVNAFYDPEVVQISMCYELIAYYAALFADENMSPEDLEAQVIDSGLFTFFHELGHALVDQYELPITGREEDVVDEFAVLSLLEYGSEGEWAAIVGMAQFAFDAAQEAEVGNLAYWGEHALSAQRFYSMACLIYGSNPEQFADLVGEDGLPEERATQCPYEYEQKYNSWTVLLDPYLK; this is encoded by the coding sequence ATGCGGAGCTGGCTCAGTCGAATGGTTGGCGGGGTTTTGGCAGGTACGCTGACTTGGGTCGGGATCCCGTCCTTGAGTTTGGCGCAGACCATCGAGGACGAAGGAGATCTGGTTCTCACCTACGAAGCAACTGAGGATGTCGAACTGGAGGCAGTGCGCCTGATCCTGGAAAGCAATGGCACCTTTGATGAGTTGATTGCTGGCCTAAATGAAGAGTTTGCTTTCCCTCAAGATATCCAGGTGGTTTTCACCGAGTGTGGCACAGTTAACGCCTTTTACGATCCTGAGGTTGTGCAGATCTCAATGTGCTACGAGCTAATCGCCTACTATGCCGCCCTTTTTGCGGATGAGAACATGTCCCCAGAAGATCTGGAAGCTCAGGTGATCGATTCGGGCCTGTTTACTTTTTTTCATGAGCTAGGCCACGCCCTGGTGGATCAGTATGAACTGCCGATCACCGGGCGGGAAGAGGATGTAGTAGATGAGTTTGCCGTTTTATCTTTGCTGGAATACGGCTCGGAAGGAGAATGGGCCGCCATTGTTGGCATGGCTCAATTCGCCTTTGATGCGGCTCAAGAGGCAGAAGTGGGGAACCTAGCCTACTGGGGAGAGCATGCTCTCAGCGCCCAGCGGTTTTACAGTATGGCCTGTCTGATCTACGGCAGCAACCCAGAACAATTCGCGGATTTGGTCGGCGAGGATGGTTTGCCGGAAGAACGCGCCACCCAGTGTCCCTATGAATATGAACAAAAGTACAACAGCTGGACAGTGCTGCTGGATCCCTACCTAAAGTAA
- the gltX gene encoding glutamate--tRNA ligase — protein MTVRVRIAPSPTGNLHIGTARTAVFNWLYARRHGGTFVLRIEDTDRERSLPRYTRNILAGLAWLGLDWDEGPIYQSNRIERYREVVQQLLEQGLAYRCYVSEAELEEMRTAQKAAGKAPRYDNRHRYLTEEQRQAYEAEGRQPVIRFKIEEPLEVSWVDLIRGQITWNTQDLGGDMVIARADGYPLYNLAVVVDDLDMAITHVIRGEDHIGNTPKQILLYRALGHEPPQFAHSPLILNPEGKKLSKRDGATSVAEFQQMGFLPEALKNYLALLSWSPPDGEEIFSFEKAATLFDFDRVTRSAARFDWDKLNWINSQYIKQLSPPELVERLSPFWQAAGLELATVPDPAWLEDVARLIGDGIDRLTDAPSLSRFLLQESLSYTLPALEQLRIPGVAEAMTAMAEALQTVTSVKVTVETLKPLVDQVAKTQGLKKGLLLKSLRAALTGDLQGPDLMESFVLLQRRGWALGRLQAVQKLVA, from the coding sequence GTGACTGTTCGTGTTCGCATCGCCCCTAGCCCCACCGGGAATTTGCACATTGGCACAGCCCGGACAGCGGTTTTCAATTGGCTGTATGCCCGTAGGCATGGTGGCACCTTTGTTTTACGCATTGAGGATACCGACCGCGAGCGGTCTTTACCCCGCTACACTCGTAACATTTTGGCCGGATTGGCTTGGTTGGGGCTGGACTGGGATGAGGGGCCGATCTACCAATCCAATCGCATCGAACGCTACCGAGAGGTGGTGCAGCAGCTTCTGGAGCAAGGATTGGCCTATCGCTGCTACGTCAGTGAGGCGGAATTGGAGGAAATGCGCACCGCTCAAAAAGCCGCCGGCAAGGCCCCCCGCTACGATAACCGCCATCGCTATCTCACCGAAGAGCAACGACAAGCCTACGAAGCCGAGGGTCGGCAGCCGGTGATCCGCTTCAAAATTGAGGAGCCGCTAGAGGTCTCTTGGGTGGATCTGATTCGTGGCCAAATTACCTGGAATACTCAGGATTTGGGTGGGGATATGGTGATTGCGCGGGCGGATGGCTACCCCCTTTACAATTTGGCGGTGGTGGTGGATGACCTCGACATGGCCATTACCCATGTGATTCGCGGCGAAGATCACATCGGCAATACCCCGAAGCAAATTTTGCTCTACCGAGCCCTCGGCCATGAACCGCCTCAGTTTGCCCACTCGCCTTTGATTCTGAACCCGGAAGGGAAAAAGCTCTCCAAACGGGATGGGGCAACCTCTGTGGCGGAGTTTCAGCAGATGGGCTTTTTGCCGGAAGCGTTGAAAAACTATTTGGCTTTGCTCAGTTGGTCGCCTCCGGATGGGGAGGAGATTTTCTCCTTTGAAAAGGCAGCCACGCTGTTTGACTTTGACCGGGTGACCCGCTCTGCAGCCCGCTTCGACTGGGATAAGCTCAACTGGATCAATAGCCAGTACATCAAACAGCTCTCCCCACCGGAACTCGTGGAGCGGCTTAGCCCCTTTTGGCAAGCGGCGGGGTTGGAGCTGGCAACGGTGCCGGATCCCGCTTGGCTGGAGGATGTGGCCCGTCTGATCGGGGATGGCATTGACCGCTTGACGGATGCTCCCTCCTTGAGTCGCTTTTTGCTGCAGGAATCCCTCAGCTATACCTTGCCGGCGCTAGAACAGTTGCGGATCCCAGGGGTGGCAGAGGCAATGACGGCAATGGCAGAAGCCTTGCAAACCGTTACTTCTGTCAAAGTAACGGTTGAGACCCTGAAGCCTTTGGTGGATCAGGTGGCCAAAACCCAGGGTCTGAAAAAGGGTCTGCTGCTGAAAAGTTTGCGGGCGGCTCTGACAGGAGATTTACAGGGGCCGGATTTGATGGAGTCGTTTGTCCTCCTGCAGCGGCGGGGTTGGGCGTTGGGACGGCTTCAGGCTGTGCAGAAGTTGGTTGCTTGA
- a CDS encoding DUF4404 family protein — protein sequence MAESKLRQLLHNLDTELQKTPGLDEKQRQQIASIRQEVAAVLAEMGSPAQSKDRIGEAVGLFETSHPQLTLILEQVIDTLAGMGL from the coding sequence ATGGCCGAATCGAAACTGCGGCAACTGCTGCACAATCTGGATACCGAACTGCAAAAAACTCCTGGCCTGGATGAGAAGCAGCGACAACAGATCGCCTCCATCCGCCAAGAAGTAGCAGCTGTACTGGCTGAAATGGGATCCCCGGCCCAAAGCAAAGACCGCATCGGAGAAGCCGTGGGTTTATTTGAAACCTCTCACCCCCAGCTCACTCTGATTTTGGAGCAGGTGATTGATACCCTGGCAGGCATGGGTTTGTAA
- a CDS encoding DUF2555 domain-containing protein, with the protein MSARSNKIEAPVKGVDPRQFTESDVAAIAERLERNDYPTVFGCLEDWHALRAIAFYSPSLVAPYAHLLEWEVDED; encoded by the coding sequence ATGTCTGCTCGATCCAACAAAATCGAAGCTCCAGTCAAGGGAGTGGATCCCCGCCAGTTTACCGAATCTGATGTGGCAGCCATTGCAGAACGGTTGGAGCGAAACGATTATCCAACCGTCTTTGGCTGTTTAGAAGACTGGCATGCCCTCCGCGCCATTGCCTTTTATTCCCCCAGCTTGGTTGCTCCCTATGCCCACCTGCTGGAGTGGGAAGTGGATGAGGATTAG